The following coding sequences lie in one Alicyclobacillus curvatus genomic window:
- the dapG gene encoding aspartate kinase has protein sequence MRTCVQKYGGTSLAAPESRLSALRHVEAALNEGFGVVVVVSAMGRKGSPYATDTLLDILDDKDTATKRDLDMLLSCGETISSVVFASLLRSHGHDVTVFTGKQAGIITNDTFGEARIVEVNPGPVVEALEQGKIVIVMGFQGATPDGELTTLGRGGSDITASALGVALKAAYVDIFTDVPGIMTADPRIVPDARPLRHVTYYEICNLAYQGAKVIHPRAVEMAMQNNIPIQVRSTFSDDKGTQITTNVAILECSVLTDRMVTSLTQTTGVSQVQIPGPVDVTRVFSVMADHKISVEMMSVLSSYITFTVANADTRRAVDILSTIGYEPKVTENCAKISIIGESMAGIPGIMAVVVSALAHEGIEILQTADSHTTIWCLVKQEHMGAAIRAIHRAFHLETCQ, from the coding sequence ATGCGAACTTGTGTGCAGAAGTATGGAGGCACTTCGCTGGCTGCACCCGAATCCCGCTTAAGTGCTTTGCGCCACGTTGAAGCTGCACTTAATGAGGGATTTGGCGTTGTTGTCGTGGTCTCTGCAATGGGCCGCAAGGGTTCGCCCTATGCAACTGACACACTGCTCGACATTCTCGATGACAAGGACACAGCGACCAAACGGGATTTGGATATGCTGTTGTCCTGTGGTGAGACAATCTCTTCTGTGGTGTTTGCCAGCCTATTGCGCAGCCATGGACATGATGTGACGGTTTTCACGGGGAAACAAGCCGGAATCATTACCAATGATACGTTTGGTGAAGCGCGCATTGTTGAAGTCAATCCAGGCCCCGTCGTTGAGGCCTTAGAACAAGGGAAAATTGTCATCGTGATGGGGTTTCAAGGAGCCACTCCAGATGGCGAGTTAACGACCCTGGGACGGGGTGGCAGCGACATCACGGCCTCAGCGTTAGGCGTGGCTTTAAAGGCCGCGTATGTCGACATCTTTACGGATGTGCCTGGCATCATGACAGCGGATCCGAGAATTGTACCGGACGCACGACCTTTACGTCATGTGACCTATTACGAAATCTGTAACCTAGCCTATCAAGGTGCAAAAGTAATCCACCCTCGCGCAGTCGAGATGGCGATGCAAAACAACATCCCCATTCAAGTCCGAAGTACCTTTTCAGACGACAAGGGGACGCAGATTACAACGAATGTCGCAATCCTCGAATGTTCGGTGTTAACCGACCGGATGGTCACCAGCCTGACCCAGACTACGGGTGTGTCCCAAGTGCAAATTCCAGGTCCCGTTGATGTAACACGTGTCTTTTCGGTGATGGCAGACCACAAGATTAGTGTGGAAATGATGTCTGTGCTGTCAAGCTACATCACTTTTACAGTGGCGAATGCGGATACCAGGCGGGCGGTGGATATTTTAAGCACTATCGGGTATGAACCAAAGGTGACCGAAAACTGCGCAAAAATATCCATCATTGGCGAGAGTATGGCGGGAATCCCTGGCATTATGGCTGTTGTTGTATCTGCACTGGCCCACGAGGGTATTGAGATTCTGCAGACCGCAGATTCTCACACCACCATCTGGTGTTTGGTGAAGCAAGAGCACATGGGAGCAGCGATTCGTGCCATTCACCGCGCATTTCATTTGGAAACCTGCCAATGA
- a CDS encoding metal-dependent hydrolase yields MLGRTHIAVGALGAIALYPAILHMPWDTVSRILHSHSTGVTQTIVNEATVVFSAVVGSMLPDLDQPDSLMAHRVERVGQLTVIAVLLASVFLLRLQGSLTAWIFVIALGWLSSTRRNASRLIGLGVLGLVIVALGLHHDMPVNAALLLAMWVIGAMFTHHRTFTHSLPGLAIFAMGINLGLKGLPFAHLTLAADGLILGYILHLAADAVAGGVPVLWPWRRRLGIRLVRTGSMADHFIGGIATLAFLAFAVF; encoded by the coding sequence ATGCTTGGACGCACACATATCGCTGTTGGTGCACTTGGCGCAATCGCCCTTTATCCAGCCATTTTGCACATGCCTTGGGATACCGTAAGTCGCATACTGCACAGTCATTCAACAGGAGTTACACAAACGATTGTGAACGAGGCAACGGTGGTATTTAGTGCGGTTGTCGGAAGCATGCTGCCGGACTTGGACCAACCGGATTCCCTGATGGCTCACCGAGTGGAACGCGTAGGGCAGTTGACCGTCATTGCAGTTCTGCTTGCCTCTGTATTCCTGCTGCGGTTACAGGGCTCACTGACGGCGTGGATATTTGTCATTGCCTTGGGATGGCTGAGCAGTACCAGACGGAATGCTTCGCGCCTTATCGGTCTGGGTGTTTTGGGCCTTGTCATCGTCGCGTTGGGTCTCCACCACGACATGCCCGTGAATGCGGCACTCCTTCTTGCGATGTGGGTTATTGGTGCGATGTTCACACATCACAGAACGTTTACGCACAGCCTGCCCGGTCTCGCCATCTTTGCGATGGGCATTAATCTCGGACTGAAGGGATTACCTTTCGCACATTTGACGCTGGCTGCAGACGGGCTCATTCTCGGTTACATACTTCACCTCGCAGCTGATGCGGTGGCAGGCGGAGTTCCAGTCCTGTGGCCATGGAGGAGGCGGTTGGGGATTCGGCTTGTGCGTACCGGCAGTATGGCCGACCACTTCATTGGCGGTATCGCCACGCTAGCGTTTCTTGCTTTTGCGGTGTTCTAA
- a CDS encoding iron-sulfur cluster assembly accessory protein gives MKCKVTPAAKKQILEMMKQQTDKNLKLRVYVTEAHGDHAHYGIGLDYQKPNDIVNAATPGLEILLERNNEFLNNIVVDYDGHQNSFFITNPTKGHHHHH, from the coding sequence GTGAAATGTAAAGTCACGCCTGCGGCAAAGAAACAGATTTTAGAGATGATGAAACAGCAAACAGACAAGAATCTAAAACTGCGGGTATATGTTACGGAAGCGCATGGCGATCACGCTCATTACGGCATCGGCCTTGATTACCAGAAGCCAAACGACATCGTGAACGCGGCAACCCCCGGACTCGAAATATTACTTGAGAGAAACAACGAGTTTTTGAACAACATTGTTGTTGATTACGACGGCCATCAAAACAGCTTCTTCATTACCAATCCCACGAAGGGCCATCACCATCACCACTAA
- a CDS encoding GntR family transcriptional regulator, whose translation MIQKTHLEGDGSKYQQVKTNIKNWILAGEVDAEGKIPSENTLSELFDVSRHTIRQAIGELVNEGWLHRERGKGTFVAVAQTPQKGPQTHYNIGVVTTYLVDYIFPHIVQGIESIVVSQGHALSLYSTGNNVATERRALEMALQQGVDGLIIEPTKSTHPNPNIDLYLLMEQKNIPFVMLHSSYVELNASVVQLDDARGSYLATSHLFDIGHRKLGAIFKSDDAQGRARFRGFVKAHQDYRVPIEGQLIRTYTTEDKQHVVTQYVADFVKSLDTRPTGVVCYNDEIAIELIGQLRAMGIDVPKDLSVTGFDDSSLANNGFVQLTTVRHPKREMGEVAAEMLLDLLANKENMWVPREHVFEPALIVRGSTKQI comes from the coding sequence TTGATTCAAAAAACGCATCTTGAGGGTGACGGATCCAAATACCAACAGGTGAAGACGAACATCAAGAACTGGATACTAGCCGGGGAGGTCGATGCCGAAGGCAAAATCCCGTCGGAGAATACCTTGTCAGAGTTGTTTGATGTTAGTCGGCACACCATTCGCCAGGCGATTGGTGAACTGGTCAACGAGGGCTGGCTGCATCGCGAACGAGGGAAAGGAACCTTTGTAGCGGTTGCACAAACTCCGCAAAAAGGGCCACAGACACATTACAATATTGGTGTTGTGACGACTTATCTCGTAGATTACATCTTCCCGCACATCGTTCAGGGGATTGAGTCCATCGTTGTGTCCCAAGGGCACGCGCTGTCTTTGTATAGCACTGGAAACAACGTAGCGACAGAACGCAGAGCGCTCGAGATGGCACTTCAACAGGGCGTCGACGGGCTTATCATCGAACCCACCAAAAGCACGCACCCAAACCCAAATATCGACTTGTACCTGCTCATGGAGCAGAAAAACATCCCGTTTGTCATGTTGCATAGTTCATACGTGGAGTTAAATGCAAGCGTCGTCCAGTTGGACGATGCGAGAGGCTCTTACCTGGCGACGAGCCACCTGTTCGATATCGGCCATCGCAAGCTCGGTGCGATATTCAAGTCGGATGATGCACAAGGGCGGGCCCGCTTCCGTGGGTTTGTCAAAGCGCATCAGGATTATCGAGTTCCGATTGAAGGACAATTGATTCGAACATACACGACAGAGGACAAACAACATGTTGTCACGCAGTATGTTGCTGACTTTGTGAAGTCCCTAGATACCCGGCCGACTGGTGTGGTTTGCTACAACGATGAAATTGCCATTGAGTTGATTGGCCAACTTCGAGCGATGGGCATCGATGTCCCGAAGGACCTGTCAGTAACCGGATTCGACGACTCATCGTTGGCGAATAACGGGTTCGTCCAACTGACGACAGTTCGTCACCCAAAGCGGGAAATGGGTGAAGTTGCGGCAGAGATGCTGCTCGATCTGCTTGCAAACAAGGAAAATATGTGGGTTCCCCGTGAGCATGTTTTCGAACCCGCGTTGATTGTACGGGGTTCGACAAAACAAATCTAA